The Pseudofrankia inefficax genome window below encodes:
- a CDS encoding LuxR C-terminal-related transcriptional regulator has translation MRVVLAEDLALLRDGLIRLLTAFDFEVVESVDNGPALLRALVTHRPDVAVVDVRLPPTFTDEGLLAAIEARGQVPGLPVLVLSQDVQPVYARELLSSPGGGVGYLLKDRVGDVGQFVDSVRRVAAGGSAMDPEVVAELLTRRSRDQPLQALTAREREVLGLMAEGRSNAAIAGRLFITEKAVGKHTNNIFAKLSLPPSADDNRRVLAVLAYLNS, from the coding sequence GTGCGTGTGGTGCTTGCTGAGGATCTGGCTCTGCTGCGGGATGGACTGATCAGGCTGCTGACGGCCTTCGACTTCGAGGTGGTCGAGTCCGTCGACAACGGGCCGGCGCTGCTGCGCGCGCTGGTCACCCACCGGCCGGACGTCGCCGTCGTGGACGTCCGGCTGCCGCCGACGTTCACCGACGAGGGCCTGCTGGCCGCGATCGAGGCCCGCGGCCAGGTCCCGGGGCTGCCGGTACTGGTCCTGTCCCAGGACGTCCAGCCGGTCTATGCCCGCGAGCTGCTCTCGAGCCCCGGCGGCGGGGTCGGCTACCTGCTCAAGGACCGGGTCGGCGACGTCGGCCAGTTCGTGGACTCGGTGCGCCGGGTCGCGGCTGGCGGATCCGCGATGGACCCGGAGGTCGTGGCCGAGCTACTGACCAGGCGATCCCGGGACCAGCCGCTGCAGGCGCTGACGGCCCGCGAGCGCGAGGTGCTCGGGCTGATGGCCGAGGGACGGTCGAACGCGGCCATCGCCGGCCGGCTGTTCATCACCGAGAAGGCGGTCGGCAAGCACACGAACAACATCTTCGCGAAGCTGAGCCTGCCGCCTTCCGCGGACGACAACCGCCGGGTTCTCGCGGTCTTGGCCTACCTGAACTCCTAG
- a CDS encoding class I SAM-dependent methyltransferase: MTGTKDLYTSGEYLGLNPGRHDGDGAWKALQIARILERNNLRPNSVCDVGCGTGRVLRELSHHLPGTPRMVGFDIAAAPLGLNEDTGEGVELVTGDARASDEYFDLLMMVDVFEHVEDYLGFLRSFRDRAGVFVFHIPLDMSVQTVLRAKPLLGARRGVGHLHYFSRETALATLADAGYRVIDEAYTRGGVELAVSGRRRVARVPRQVAHRLNPDLAARVLGGSSLLVLAEGA, encoded by the coding sequence GTGACTGGTACGAAGGACCTCTACACGTCGGGGGAATATCTGGGCCTGAACCCGGGCCGGCACGACGGCGACGGTGCCTGGAAAGCACTCCAGATTGCCCGGATACTGGAGCGGAACAACCTGCGCCCAAACTCCGTCTGCGATGTCGGCTGCGGCACCGGAAGGGTGCTGCGCGAGTTGTCGCACCATCTTCCTGGAACACCCCGGATGGTCGGTTTCGACATCGCGGCGGCGCCGCTAGGGCTCAATGAGGACACCGGCGAGGGTGTCGAGCTCGTCACTGGCGACGCACGTGCGTCGGACGAGTATTTCGACCTGCTGATGATGGTCGACGTCTTTGAGCACGTCGAGGACTATCTCGGATTCCTGCGAAGCTTCCGCGACCGCGCGGGTGTCTTCGTCTTCCACATACCGCTGGACATGTCGGTGCAGACGGTGCTGCGGGCGAAGCCACTGCTGGGCGCGCGCCGCGGCGTCGGCCACCTGCACTACTTCAGCCGCGAGACCGCGCTCGCCACGCTGGCGGACGCCGGCTACCGGGTGATCGACGAGGCCTACACCCGCGGTGGCGTCGAGCTCGCCGTCTCGGGCCGGCGCCGGGTCGCCCGGGTGCCCCGCCAGGTCGCCCACCGGCTGAACCCCGACCTGGCGGCCCGGGTGCTCGGCGGCTCCTCCCTGCTGGTCCTGGCGGAGGGCGCCTGA